The following are from one region of the Silene latifolia isolate original U9 population chromosome 9, ASM4854445v1, whole genome shotgun sequence genome:
- the LOC141599369 gene encoding uncharacterized protein LOC141599369, which yields MSFFLNWIIFWMIFFRNWMIFFRDWMIFWMIFFRNWMIFFRDWMIFWMIFFRNWMIYFRDWMIFWKIFFHNWMIFWMIFFRNWIIFLRYWVGTIGPISGVSSSGNMITNEKIHEALSAPNEEPNSPKRDNNEVRSSEDFDDHIDLHINKTFSQSAADESSFSKVYCDLIHGGNILEFTIVTDLEIIITTDECKGDVQWEISILGGHVKMIVRADERWGNLQWEYYHCRNDVKIIISTIEDWDWDWDWDSNVVESIHSDSWPMLEDQRQMPWTEPEGCLTNYTLGDPFLSLVCNNCLHNYLVSMIQRMIEHEMALRLEAGRPHDRLQNEITNSGTADTESRAGDVTLAPSLNIGHNINIGGSQTVGSVQHGDNKLHIEVNVPQYVFINGPTSFDGRSSAS from the exons ATGAGCTTCTTTCTCAATTGGATAATCTTCTGGATGATCTTCTTTCGCAATTGGATGATCTTCTTTCGCGATTGGATGATCTTCTGGATGATCTTCTTTCGCAATTGGATGATCTTCTTTCGCGATTGGATGATTTTCTGGATGATTTTCTTTCGCAATTGGATGATCTACTTTCGCGATTGGATGATCTTTTGGAAGATCTTCTTTCACAATTGGATGATATTTTGGATGATCTTCTTTCGCAATTGGATAATTTTCTTACGCTATTGGGTTGGAACTATTGGCCCCATTTCTGGGGTTTCTTCAAGTGGTAACATGATCACTAATGAG AAAATCCATGAAGCTTTATCTGCTCCAAATGAAGAACCAAACTCCCCAAAAAGGGATAATAATGAGGTGAGGTCTTCTGAGGATTTCGACGACCACATTGATCTACACATCAACAAGACCTTTTCTCAATCAG CTGCGGATGAGAGCAGTTTTAGTAAAGTGTATTGTGACTTAATCCATGGTGGCAACATTTTAGAATTCACAATCGTTACTGATTTAGAAATCATCATCACTACTGACGAGTGTAAGGGTGATGTGCAATGGGAGATCAGCATCCTTGGTGGCCACGTAAAAATGATCGTCAGAGCTGATGAGCGTTGGGGTAATCTGCAATGGGAGTACTACCATTGTCGCAACGATGTAAAAATCATCATCAGCACTATCGAGGATTGGGATTGGGATTGGGATTGGGATAGCAATGTTGTCGAGAGCATACATAGTGATTCATGGCCTATGCTCGAAGATCAGCGTCAGATGCCCTGGACCGAACCAGAGGGATGCCTTACTAACTATACCTTAGGGGATCCCTTTTTATCGCTGGTTTGTAATAATTGCTTACATAATTATCTAGTATCAATGATTCAAAGAATGATCGAGCATGAGATGGCTTTACGACTTGAAGCAGGAAGACCTCATGATCGCCTACAGAATGAGATTACAAACTCTGGTACGGCCGACACTGAAAGTCGTGCTGGTGATGTTACACTTGCTCCTTCTTTGAATATCGGTCACAACATTAATATAGGGGGATCACAAACTGTTGGAAGTGTTCAGCATGGAGATAACAAATTGCATATTGAAGTCAATGTCCCGCAATATGTTTTCATCAATGGCCCAACGAGCTTTGATGGACGCAGCTCAGCATCCTGA